AGCCATCTGGGTACTTTATTGACCCTGAAGCTATTCGCTGAAGTTATTATTCTTTCGAAGTGGTTTGAGCCTTCGAGGTAAGCCCTCAAAAGTTTCACCTGCTTCTCGTTGAGCTCTGGGTGACTGTTGAGAAGATCGTTGAATCTTTCTTCGAATTGCGAAATTGTCAAAAGTGCCATCTGGGCACCTCCTTATAAAAGTAGAATTTAAGACAAGATATTTAGCCTTTTTGGGAAGGTTCGACATCTTGAATGCTTTTTATATTTTAGCATAATATGCGTCAAGAGTCAAGAAAACCGCTTCGAATTGAAGCGGTTCTCGATTTTCTATGGTTAAAATTCGAAATCAACGCCGGTTTTAGGAAGCTCCGCTGGAACGGGCGTGGTTTGGTTGGTGTTGCCCGTGGATTGCGATTGGTTTGTTGTGCTTGAGTTGGCGGAATTTACTCCGCTCTCTGTTTGGCTTTTCTCGCCGTTTTTGGTGTCGGTTGAGTTATTTGTCGACTCGCTCTTGGCTTCTTCTGATTTTTTGCTAGAATTTTGGCTTGAAGGATTTTCTGATTTTTGTGAAGATTTGTCCTCATCTTCAATTTTTATATCGCTTGTGCTTTGGTTGTTTTGTGGTTTAGTATTGTTGCCAAAAAAGTGTGTCCAAAGTGCCCATCCAATGAAAATAAAGGTGAAAATCACCAAAATAATTGCTATAAACCTAAAAAATCTCTCTTTACTCATAACTTGATTTTACCATATTTTCAAAATAAAAGCAAATAAAAACACCCGCTATTGAAGCGAGTGTAGAAATTTACGATGCCTTTTGAGCTTTTACCAATTCTTTCTGGATGAAGACAACTCCCGTTTTTGAGCATTCGTCAATCGTCCAGAAATTTTGCCCCAGATAGAAAGTGTGGATTACGGAAGTTCCGAGATTTTTCTTTGAGTATTTTCTGTCGCGACTCAGCATCTGAGCGTTTCTGGCGATCTCATCGATAGTCTGTTTCGAGATTGACCCGAAGCCATCCGCGTCAATCACTCTGAGCGTCGCCGTAGAGTTTCCGCCGATGATTGTGGCGAGTTTACTTTGTAAGGCTTTTTCGAAAGAGTCGAGTGGACGAGCTGTAAAGTTATTAAAAGGCATATTTTCCTCCGTGGCTGTAAATTTTCAAGTCTGGAATTTGCCAGATTTGATGAGCCAATGTTTTATATTTTAGCAGAAATGTTATAATTTGTCAAGAGGACTTCAAGGACTTTTCGAATTTCGAAAAGTCCTTGCGTGAACTCTGCAGAAAATTCAAAATTATAAAACTTTCGCCAGAAATAAAATCCCGCCCTGCTTTACGCGAGAGCGGAGATTTTGAGTTCGAAGATTTTCGAAATTAAGCGATTGGGTTTTCGACCTTGATGCTTGGACCTTGTGAAGTTGCTACAGCAACAGATTTCACGTAAGCGCCTTTGAGCGAAGATGGCTTTTGCGCAGCAAGGCTATCGAAGAACGCCTTGGCGTTTTCAGCCAATTTTTCACCGCCGAAGGAAACTTTTCCGACAGAAAGGTGAACAATTCCTTGCTTGTCAACGCGGTATTCAACTTTACCAGCCTTGGCTTCAGATACAGCCTTAGCAACATCTGCGGCAACGGTACCAGCCTTTGGATTTGGCATCAAGCCTCGTGGCCCAAGAAGGCGAGCGTATTTACCAAGTTTTGGCATGTAAGCAGGTGTGGCAATAAGCACGTCGAAGTCGATTGTGCCTTTGTCGAGTTGCTTCAAGAATTCTTCATCACCGATGATGTTGGCGCCAGCGGTTTTGGCTGCTGAATGCTCAGATTCTGGAGCAAAGACGGCAACTTTAACATCTTTACCAGTTCCGTTTGGAAGAACCACGGTGGTGCGGATGTTTTGGTCTGCTTGTCGTGGGTCAACGCCAAGTTTAACGTGGATTTCAACAGAAGCGTCGAATTTGCTTGGATTTGTCTCAGTTGCGAGCGCGAGAGCGTCGTTCAAAGCGTAAACTTTGTCTTTTTCAACTTTAGCGAAGGCTGCTTGGTATTTTTTACCGCGGCGTTCGAGGCGTGGTCGAGTTACAGGTTTTGGACCTTTTGCGACAACGGCTTCGTTTTCGCCCTGAGCAGAAGTATCGCCAGCGGCTTTTCTTGCTTCTTTTTCAAGTTTTTCTGCCACTTCTTCAGCGTGTTTTTTGCTGCGTTTACCAGATTTTGCGAATTTTTCTTCCGCAACTTCTTCTGCGACTTCCGCAGTTTCAACTTCTGCTTCAACTTTTAGAGCGTCAGCGTTTTCGATCGCTTCGTTAATTTGAGCGATGGTCATTTTTTCAGAAACTTCGAGTCCTAATGCTCGTGCTTCTTCAATAAGGTCGGCTTTCTTTTTTGCCATAAATTCCTTTCTGTGGTGATAGCGGTCTTGCGACCTCCCAACATTGATTAATATACCCTGATATTTTAGCATAAAAAAATTGAAAAGTCAAAAATATTGCGTGTTCGCTTTTTATAAAATATTATCGAATAAAAACAAGGTTATTTGAACTATTGAAAATATCACGAAGTATGATATAATAAGAATATATTTTTAGAAAGAGAGGTTTTTCTATGAAAAAGAAAAATCAATTGATAAAGGTCGCCCTTTTGGGTTTTTGTATGATTGGTCTCGTTGCTTGCGGTAAGAAATCGGGTAATTATGATACGGGGCTTATGATGAATGGTGAGGTTAATGCTGTTCTTGCCCTTTATGATCATTTGCCGGCTCAAGATGTAGTTATTCCTATGGATAGCGAAAGTCAGGCGAATAAGTATATCGCCGATATCGTGGGTGCTAATTATGTCAAAAACGCTATTAAGGTTATTGACAATGATCAGGTTTACGTGATTGTAACGCTCTCCGGTGAAAATGCGGTCGATCTTGAACTCGCTACCGATGTTTTCGAAAAAGAAGACGAAAAGTCCTCTTCGAAAGAAGAAGCGTCGACTTCCAGCACAGAAAAACCCTAAAAATAAAGTCGGATAAATTTCCGACTTTTTCTTTTGCTATAAAACTTCGATTTTTTGGTTCGAAATTGAAACTTCGAGCGTTTCTACATTTTGAAGAACTTGCGCCTCGCCCTCGATTTGGATTGTGAGTTTTGTGGGCTTTTCGAAAGAGATTTTGGCAGATTTTACCCTTTTGAGCGGAATTTTGCCCAAAAATCCTCGCACAAGAAACGGCAAATTGCTTCGAAAGTCGCCCGCATTCATCGCCGTGAAGCCAAAGTTCTCAGCGTCCGCAAGATTGATGCGTGAGCGCATGATTCGCGCCATTCGAGGCCCGTTCAAAAAAACCAAATCGGTTGTTTTGGGCGGAACTGTGAAGTTTTTCGAAGTATCTTCATTCTCTTCTTTAACTTCAATTTTGCTAATCTTCAAGATATGTTTGTGGCGATTGTTGAAATAAAATCTGGTAGCGGCAAGAAGTGAAAGCGCAAGCCGCGAATTGCGCCCCTTGACCTTTTTGAGCGTTTTGCGCAGGCGCTTGCCCTCGAAAATCTCTGCCATTTCTGCCGTTATGCCGACGGTTGCGTAAAGTGGTGCGTGGGTTAAAAACTTGCCGTTGACGCGGATTTCGAGCGGGCGGATTGTGGCTTTGACTTTGCCGGTTTTGACCGCTTCAACCATCGCTTTGCCGGAATTTTTAGAAAAACTATGTGCATAATCGTTGAAATTGCCAAAGCCGGTATATTTAATTTTAATGTGATTTTTGCCAGAAAGCGTTGCGCCGTTGGTTGCGATATGCGCCGTTCCATCACCGCCGGCAACCAAAATTGTGTCGCCGTCGCGCAGAGTTTTGGCGATTTCCTTAGCGTTTTCAAGCGGTGAAGTTGGCTGAATCTCAAAAGTGAAAATCTCGCGATCTTTTAGGCTCGAAGCGTAAAGCGGCTTGAGGATTTTGTTTTCCACCAGATCAAAACCACTGGAACGGGGATTGATAACCAAGAAAATTCGCGAATTCATAGAGTGATTATATCAGATTTTGGGGATTTGGTCAAATTTACTTGATTTTATCCACGAAATATGTTAAAATTATTTAATCAAAATCGAAAAGAGGACCTTGCTATGAACAAAATCGAAAACTGGGAGCCAGCGATTTACTTTGGCTTTTTTATCTTGATTTTTGTTGCTTTTCTGCTGTTTTTATCTGGAAAATGGCTAACTAATAAAAAATTGAAGGCAATTGAAAAGACTCAAATCCCAAATAAAAAGAATGGGATTTTGGATTTTTTCGACTATGTTGAAGAAGAAACTAGCGAACGCTGTGAATTCTCCACTAAAAAGCCTCAAGATTTATAACTCGCCGATTGGCGGGTTTATTTTTTTTGCTAGAAGCAAGGTTTCGAATTTTCCGCAGGCTTGGCGAGGACTTTTCGAAAATTTGCTTTTGGCGAATACTATAAAAACAAAAACCGCCCTTCGAAATTCGAAAAGCGATTTTGTTTGAAATTATTCTACGATTTCAACGCCCATTGAGCGAGCAGAACCTGCGATAGTCTTCATTGCGCCCTCGATTGAGACGGCGTTGAGGTGTTCCATCTTGGCTTCTGCAATTTCTTGAAGTTGCGCTTTGGTAATTTTACCAACTTTGTCAGTCTTGGAGTTACCTGCGCCCTTTTGGATGCCTGCGCGTTCACGGATCATATCGTCAACTGGCTGACCAAGTGACTTCCAAGCGAAAGTTCGATCTTCAAAAACTTGTAGGTGAACGATAACGTCCTTGCCCATCATATCTTTAGTTGCGTCGTTGAATGGGTTGATGAAGTCCATCATATTGAGGCCCCATTGACCAAGAGTTGAGCCAACTGGAGGACCTGCTGTAGCACGACCCGCTGGAACTCGAAGTTTCAAATTTCCAATAACTTTTTTTGCCATTTTCTTCCCTTTTACAATAAATTTACTTGATAATTCAAGTGCGTAACGATTTAATTTTAGCACAAAGTTTATGAAAAAGCAAGATTTTATGTAAAATACTTATATCACGAAGAAAGAGGTGGAACAATGAAGAATCGTGAAGTTCTTGATATTTTGATGAAGTATGGCAGGGTCTATATTTATCAAGTAGCGATTTGTGTTGATGATGGTATGATTCTTTCGACCAAGGCGTTTCAGGAGTATTCTCGGACGCAGGCGCTCCAGCTAATTCATCAAAATATTCTTAATCTCGAATTTATGACACAAAAAGCGCTTGCTGTCAATAAGTATGCGCTTGGGCAAATTCGATGAAATTTTTACGCTCGAAATTCGGGCGTTTTTTTGAAAAATAAAATCACCCTTCTGAAAGAGTGATTTTTTGTTCGAAATTAAATTTTCTTAACCTGAAGCGCGTCGAGTTCGACTGGTGTTTCACGGCCGAACATTGACACCATAACTTTAAGTTTGCCTTTGATGGCGTCGATTTCACTGACGGCGCCTTCGAAACCTTTGAATGGTCCATCGATAATGCTGATGATTTCACCTTCGGAGAAGGAAATGTCGTATTTTGGCTCTTCTGCGCCCATTCGTTTTTTGATTTCGCGCATTTCTTTTTCGCTAACTGGTGTTGGCTGATCTGAGCCGACAAATCCGGTTACGCCCGGCGTATTTCGAACGGCGAACCAAGTCTCGTCTGTTAATCTCATTTCAACCAAGACATAAGATTGAAGGATTTTGCGCTCGACAACTTTGCGCTTGCCGTTTTTGACTTCAATTTGCTTTTCTTTAGGGACGAGCGTACCGAAGATTTTATTCGCCATATCCACGCTCTCGATTTTTTGGCGAAGGCTCTCCGCCACTTTATCCTCGTATCCCGCGTAAGTAGTTACTGCGTACCACTGGCGAGAATCGTCTGCGTATCGTTGTTGTTTTGCCATATTTCTCCTTAATTTCCTAAAATTGTCTTAAAAATCCAGCTAAAAATTCCATCCAGCGCCAAAATAACTCCAGCAAAAATCACAGAAAATGCGATCACTGAGCCGGTCATTTTCCAGGTTTCGCGGCGGGTTGGCCAGCGGACGAGTTTGAGTTCGCGCCAAGAATCGCGGAAGTATCGCCCCAGTGGCGCGAGCGGACGAAGTATAAAGCCTAAAACTTTGCCGACGATTCTTAGAACAAAGATAAATGGCGCGAGTATCACAGCAAGCCATTTTGGCAATTTTTTGCCGCTCTTTTTCTTTTTAGAAAGTTCTACGCCTTCAACTTTGGCGC
This sequence is a window from bacterium. Protein-coding genes within it:
- the nusG gene encoding transcription termination/antitermination protein NusG; translated protein: MAKQQRYADDSRQWYAVTTYAGYEDKVAESLRQKIESVDMANKIFGTLVPKEKQIEVKNGKRKVVERKILQSYVLVEMRLTDETWFAVRNTPGVTGFVGSDQPTPVSEKEMREIKKRMGAEEPKYDISFSEGEIISIIDGPFKGFEGAVSEIDAIKGKLKVMVSMFGRETPVELDALQVKKI
- the rplK gene encoding 50S ribosomal protein L11 — protein: MAKKVIGNLKLRVPAGRATAGPPVGSTLGQWGLNMMDFINPFNDATKDMMGKDVIVHLQVFEDRTFAWKSLGQPVDDMIRERAGIQKGAGNSKTDKVGKITKAQLQEIAEAKMEHLNAVSIEGAMKTIAGSARSMGVEIVE
- the secE gene encoding preprotein translocase subunit SecE — its product is MAKETKVRRVKAKDDAAKTSSSAPQKTETSKPKISKYRAKVEGVELSKKKKSGKKLPKWLAVILAPFIFVLRIVGKVLGFILRPLAPLGRYFRDSWRELKLVRWPTRRETWKMTGSVIAFSVIFAGVILALDGIFSWIFKTILGN
- a CDS encoding diacylglycerol kinase family protein, with product MNSRIFLVINPRSSGFDLVENKILKPLYASSLKDREIFTFEIQPTSPLENAKEIAKTLRDGDTILVAGGDGTAHIATNGATLSGKNHIKIKYTGFGNFNDYAHSFSKNSGKAMVEAVKTGKVKATIRPLEIRVNGKFLTHAPLYATVGITAEMAEIFEGKRLRKTLKKVKGRNSRLALSLLAATRFYFNNRHKHILKISKIEVKEENEDTSKNFTVPPKTTDLVFLNGPRMARIMRSRINLADAENFGFTAMNAGDFRSNLPFLVRGFLGKIPLKRVKSAKISFEKPTKLTIQIEGEAQVLQNVETLEVSISNQKIEVL